CTGTAAAGGCACATGGCCTACAGCAAGGTTTCATCTGCAAACTGGAATTCATAAATGCTTGCTCACTTCTCGCTGCCAGGATGGCTCCAGTCATGGCTCCGCTTGTAATGGAGTTCCAGGGATCCTCTTTTCCCCGTACCTTGACCAACCCACAGTCAATCATGGAGAAGAGGCCTCCCCAAACAGCAAAGCTacctaaaatgaaaaacagatgctTAGAGACAAAGGAAGGATATATTGCACAAAATATGAGGCAAATACAGCAAATAAGCCAGAGTTTCAAAGTGAGGGGCTCTTACCACCCAGCTGAGGAGCTCTGGTCTTGATGGCTGTCATGCTTCCTTTCAGGCGGTGGTTCATCCCCTAAGGATGGGAAGAATTACACCTCAGAACTCAATTTCACTGTTCCTTCACAGCCCACAGGCTTGATCAAATTCACCTGACAGTGTCATGCTTAATTGTGAACTTTGGTTAATAAATTTATTGGCATGGTTGAACTTACTGAAGGTGAATTTCTAAAGCCCTTCACTGCCTGGAAGATCCCTCCTCCAATGGCCCCCATGGTGAAGGCCCCCCCACAGTCGTCCACGATTCTCCACGGACTGCAAAAACACAGCTTGCTCAACTAACACAGATTTGCAAATAACCACATTGCCAAGTCTCCAAAAGTTTGGTACAGGGTCATGGGTGTGTTTAAATGCATTCTATATACATACTTGGCTTTTAAAGCAGTGTGTAGGGCAGTCACATTGCCCGGATGCAGATTCAGTTGAAAATGGGACTGTACCTAGTTTAGACTAGTTACACATCAAAACTCACTTGGGCTTTGCAAAAACAAGTTTGTCAACAAAGGAAAGTCTACTATCTCTAATGACTCTACCATCTGGGAGGGGTTGaatgtgttaaaatattttcctttttcctCCTGAGAAACACTTCTTTCAGAGCCCTAATGAGTTTCAATAAaactcacatttctgtaaaaatgtaaCACTCAAAATTAGCTGATATCTATCTACGTTTGCAGTCAAAGCTAGCTGTACCTATGTTTATCCTGTAAAAGGTCACACCAgtattgtaatgttttctgaaatCCACTGTAATACTCTTGTGAAATACAAGAACAATGATTTGCTGACCTAAGGTGTTCGTTGCTCCAAGACAGGCCACTAACCCTTTCTCAAGTTCACGGCATTACATCATTACAGGCATGGCAACATATTAACGCCAACGTAGTGACCTTTGAGGTCCACTTAGGGTGATGTCAAATGTCAAATATGTTGCATGTAGTTAAGGTACCAGCTTCAAATGTAGCAAAGTAACTAATGCGTTACTAACTAGTATTGCGAGTAGCAAGGCAACAAACCACAGTATCATCACATTATTAGCGAGTAGTCACCAACATCGTCACTGCTAGCTATTTATCATTGCCCGCTGTGTCAGTTGACTAGGTAATTACTTAATATAGTCGATAATTACTTGGTTATGAGTAATTATCACCTATTAAAATCTACATTGAGGAACCCAACGGAGGTTTTAGGGATAGCTAAGCTAGTCAGTACTACTGACAGCAGTAGCTAAGTACCCATGTGAACCGTGAACATTCCAAACCTAATGCGGGAATCACATTGTTTTAATCAAATAATAACGTGATTATGTTCATAACagctaaataaaatacaaataattgaaCGTCTACTC
This sequence is a window from Esox lucius isolate fEsoLuc1 chromosome 17, fEsoLuc1.pri, whole genome shotgun sequence. Protein-coding genes within it:
- the timm17a gene encoding mitochondrial import inner membrane translocase subunit Tim17-A isoform X1, which produces MEEYAREPCPWRIVDDCGGAFTMGAIGGGIFQAVKGFRNSPSGMNHRLKGSMTAIKTRAPQLGGSFAVWGGLFSMIDCGLVKVRGKEDPWNSITSGAMTGAILAARNGPVAMVGSAAMGGILLALIEGAGILLTRFASSQFPTGPQFAEEPAPMPAPSYGGDYRQYQ
- the timm17a gene encoding mitochondrial import inner membrane translocase subunit Tim17-A isoform X2, producing MGAIGGGIFQAVKGFRNSPSGMNHRLKGSMTAIKTRAPQLGGSFAVWGGLFSMIDCGLVKVRGKEDPWNSITSGAMTGAILAARNGPVAMVGSAAMGGILLALIEGAGILLTRFASSQFPTGPQFAEEPAPMPAPSYGGDYRQYQ